From a region of the candidate division KSB1 bacterium genome:
- a CDS encoding cupin domain-containing protein gives MIHRYYKEGQKLNVADLNEIIVLIDRTETELTEVALNTWRPGLIGPPHRHDQKEQIFYVTSGTGTVKVGAEIFQVNPGDLIYIPLGVEHQTIASKNEALHYILFNVFIDPEKEGHGTFAEHIEKVKNIRKRQAETGRATVENAERSAFSNKQPKYIRDLNKGDSGPSNSVTSRIVLDRSESERSEMVVVSWPKGNKGALEMHPEKEQTFFVLAGSGIIKISEEQALVKPGDIIFVPRNAYHCAEAKSEDLRYLCLNTYARW, from the coding sequence ATGATCCATAGATACTACAAAGAAGGCCAAAAGCTAAACGTCGCTGACTTGAATGAAATAATTGTGCTGATCGACCGAACCGAAACCGAGTTGACGGAGGTCGCTTTGAACACCTGGCGACCAGGATTGATCGGTCCGCCGCATCGACATGATCAGAAGGAACAGATTTTTTATGTGACTTCTGGGACTGGTACTGTCAAAGTCGGAGCAGAAATTTTTCAGGTAAACCCAGGTGATTTGATTTATATTCCATTAGGGGTGGAGCATCAGACCATTGCATCAAAGAATGAAGCCTTGCATTATATATTGTTCAATGTGTTCATAGATCCCGAGAAAGAGGGGCATGGCACGTTTGCTGAGCATATTGAAAAAGTCAAAAATATCCGCAAGCGGCAAGCGGAGACGGGCAGGGCTACGGTTGAAAATGCTGAGCGGTCAGCTTTTTCGAATAAACAGCCCAAGTATATCAGAGATTTAAATAAAGGCGATTCAGGTCCTTCGAACTCCGTCACCAGCCGAATCGTGTTGGATCGAAGTGAGAGCGAGCGGTCTGAAATGGTCGTTGTTAGCTGGCCTAAAGGCAATAAAGGAGCGCTGGAGATGCACCCAGAAAAAGAGCAAACCTTTTTTGTGCTCGCAGGTTCGGGCATTATCAAAATATCTGAAGAGCAGGCATTGGTCAAACCAGGGGATATTATTTTTGTGCCCAGAAATGCTTACCATTGCGCCGAGGCAAAAAGTGAGGATTTGAGGTATTTGTGTTTAAATACGTACGCCCGATGGTGA
- a CDS encoding uroporphyrinogen decarboxylase family protein, producing the protein MAHRQRFLSALEGTMPDQIPMTIWNNKLPGGKLNDRLLDLGVLVIHKSSVWRRRLEGIQVESRDETTADGNTVRHTSYFTPAGKLITAERVFPNTIWIEKYLFGDPGDYDALEALIVSRSYQPDFERFMTDDEKLADQSIARPMTIHSPMHELIYEFMGIENFSIEWAERRDRVLHLCDVLKQDWHKRLGIIVASPTKFAVIEGNIQLQVIGEERFLKYYFPNIQEACEILHEKGIFAGAHLDGNNRKLAPLIARTSLDFIESFTPPPDCDLSVAEARQIWKDKSLLVHFPSSVHLFGAAAIEDHVKEILKQAAPGDRFAIGVSEDVPNGGIETLVPLYEAIRKYGWGNSKLQLKNPK; encoded by the coding sequence ATGGCTCACAGACAACGCTTCCTATCCGCTCTCGAAGGAACGATGCCAGACCAGATTCCCATGACGATCTGGAACAACAAACTTCCGGGAGGGAAGCTGAATGATCGATTGCTGGATCTGGGCGTTCTGGTGATCCATAAAAGCTCGGTCTGGCGACGTCGATTGGAAGGAATTCAGGTCGAGTCTCGGGATGAAACGACAGCCGATGGAAACACGGTTCGACATACGAGTTATTTCACCCCTGCTGGGAAATTGATAACAGCCGAGCGGGTTTTTCCCAACACAATCTGGATCGAGAAATATCTATTCGGTGATCCTGGTGATTATGATGCGCTGGAGGCGTTAATTGTGAGTCGGAGTTACCAGCCCGATTTCGAACGCTTCATGACAGACGACGAGAAGCTGGCTGATCAATCCATTGCCCGCCCGATGACCATCCATTCGCCGATGCATGAGTTGATCTATGAATTCATGGGCATCGAAAATTTTAGTATCGAATGGGCAGAACGTCGAGATCGGGTGCTGCATCTGTGCGATGTTTTAAAACAGGACTGGCATAAACGGTTAGGAATAATCGTTGCCTCGCCGACAAAATTTGCCGTTATCGAAGGAAACATCCAGCTTCAGGTGATCGGCGAGGAGCGATTTCTCAAATATTATTTTCCAAATATTCAAGAAGCATGTGAAATCTTGCACGAAAAGGGCATCTTTGCAGGTGCTCACTTGGATGGGAACAATCGAAAATTAGCACCGCTGATTGCGCGAACCTCACTGGATTTTATCGAATCTTTTACGCCACCGCCCGATTGCGATCTCTCGGTGGCGGAAGCACGGCAAATATGGAAGGATAAATCACTGCTGGTTCATTTCCCATCCTCCGTTCATCTGTTTGGTGCTGCCGCCATCGAAGATCATGTGAAAGAGATTCTGAAACAAGCAGCGCCTGGAGATCGATTTGCCATCGGTGTCTCTGAAGATGTGCCCAATGGGGGAATTGAAACATTGGTGCCTTTATATGAAGCGATAAGAAAATATGGCTGGGGAAATTCGAAATTACAATTAAAAAATCCCAAATAA
- a CDS encoding GntP family permease produces MLVFFLLVIVILSIIFATTKFKLHPFLTLLLAGIIMGWLAGLNTNDLLAKLTEGFGSTLKSIGIVIACGTVIGTFLEKSGGAGAMASSVLKLVGAKRSPLAMSITGYIVSIPVFCDSGFVILSALNRALSKKTGISLTVLAVALATGLYSTHVFVPPTPGPLAAAATIGADIGLVILLGLVVSIPTAGVGLLWANFYSRRFKITPKDMSDAVEQEKQTPAALFSFAPLIVPIVLIALKSIADSPSAPFGDGFLKDLFGFIGHPVMALIIGVFLAFGLKREISTESYLDWVSIGLKNAGAIILITGAGGAFGNVLRATGIGDSLGQAMSEWQIGIFLPFIIAAVLKSAQGSSTVALITTAALVSPLLDPMGFTSPLAKTLVVLAIGAGSMTVSHVNDSYFWVVSQFSEMDTATALRTHTMATLFQGIVGIVVIAILGWIFV; encoded by the coding sequence ATGCTTGTTTTTTTCCTTCTGGTCATTGTCATCCTTTCAATAATATTTGCCACAACCAAATTCAAATTGCATCCATTTCTCACCCTATTGCTGGCGGGAATCATAATGGGGTGGCTGGCTGGTTTGAATACCAATGATCTTCTTGCCAAATTGACCGAAGGATTTGGCAGCACGCTCAAGAGTATCGGCATCGTGATCGCCTGCGGAACAGTGATCGGCACTTTCCTCGAAAAGAGCGGCGGTGCGGGAGCAATGGCATCGAGCGTGCTGAAACTGGTTGGCGCGAAACGCTCGCCGCTGGCAATGTCCATCACGGGATACATTGTCTCCATCCCGGTGTTTTGTGATTCGGGATTTGTGATTTTATCGGCATTGAATCGGGCGCTCAGCAAAAAAACTGGCATCTCGCTGACGGTTCTGGCAGTCGCTTTGGCCACAGGACTTTATTCGACCCATGTCTTTGTGCCGCCAACACCTGGTCCCCTCGCTGCGGCGGCAACCATTGGAGCGGATATCGGCCTTGTTATTTTGCTTGGTCTGGTTGTTTCCATCCCTACGGCGGGCGTCGGATTGCTCTGGGCAAATTTTTACAGTAGGCGGTTTAAAATCACTCCCAAAGATATGTCCGATGCTGTTGAGCAAGAAAAACAGACGCCAGCCGCTCTGTTCTCGTTTGCCCCACTCATCGTACCCATCGTTTTGATTGCCCTCAAATCCATCGCCGATTCTCCCTCAGCCCCATTTGGCGATGGATTTCTCAAAGATCTCTTCGGTTTCATAGGGCATCCTGTCATGGCGCTGATCATCGGTGTTTTTCTTGCCTTTGGTTTGAAACGGGAGATATCCACTGAATCTTATTTGGACTGGGTTTCTATCGGATTGAAGAATGCAGGGGCGATTATTTTGATTACGGGTGCAGGTGGAGCATTTGGCAATGTGCTTCGAGCCACAGGTATCGGGGATTCGTTGGGGCAAGCCATGTCCGAGTGGCAGATCGGTATTTTTCTGCCGTTCATCATCGCTGCGGTTCTGAAATCGGCCCAGGGATCGTCGACAGTTGCCCTCATTACCACGGCAGCGCTGGTCTCACCGCTTTTGGATCCAATGGGATTCACATCTCCGTTGGCAAAAACCCTGGTGGTGCTGGCAATCGGCGCTGGTTCAATGACCGTTTCGCATGTGAACGATAGTTATTTTTGGGTCGTGTCCCAATTTTCGGAAATGGATACAGCGACTGCATTACGGACTCATACAATGGCAACTTTGTTCCAGGGCATTGTGGGAATTGTTGTGATTGCCATATTAGGTTGGATTTTTGTTTAG